In Flavobacterium hankyongi, the genomic window TTCATCACTTAACAAAAGGGGAAGTAAATGTAAGCCTTACGATAGTAGCTAAAAAGTTATTTTTTATTAATTGTTTAATTAAAATTTGTAATTATGAAGTTAGTATTTAGTATTGTAGCTCTGGTGGGTTTTACTTTGACGTTAAACGCGCAGACTATTCTAGACGATGAAATGAGACCCGATGAATTGCCTGCAGTCGTTATTAAAAGCGCAGGAAAAGATTTTTCTGTTTATCTACCAGATAGAAATCCAGATGCTAAAGTTAGACAAATGCAGGATAAGTTTGTTGGATATAATATTGGTAAAGATTACGAGGGACATGACGAATATCTAGTGTTTTTCGATGCAAAAGAAGCTTCGCTTGTAGCAACTTATAATGATACTGGTAAATTAATTAGAGTTGTTGAGAAATATGACAATGTAAAATTACCTAAATCGGTTATATATTCAGTGTATAAAAAATTTCCAGGCTGGGTTATTGTGAATGATAAATTCTTATATAGTCAAGCAGATGGTGATGTTCTAAAAAAACAATATAATTTAAAGATTAAAAAAGACAACGATGTTAAAAGACTGGTCGTGCATCCTAATGGAGAAATTATTGCAGGAATCTAGTTTTCAAATTAACCTATTCTTTAACAAATGTCACATATAAGTTTAAACTTAAAAATCATCAATTAAAAAAGGGTTTAGTCATCAATGTTTCTAAACCCTTTCTTTTTTAATCTTCAGCAATTCCTTTCCATTTTCTAATTAATGAACATAAAAAGAACATCATTATAAAAACTACAAAAAGATTAATTGAAAGCATTGAAGGGACATTGTCTCTTAAAAATTCATAATGTGAGTCATAATAATAGTCATCTTTATATTCAATCGATTTTTTATAAATCTCTTGGTAAGTTGCATATATTAAAGGAATTAATGCACCAAATAGCCATAACAAAAGATTGAGCACGATTTTAGAAATATTCTGACTTTTCTTTGATATCAAAATTGATGAATAATAAATTATTGCAGCTAGAATAAACAAAATCATCAAGATGGTATAGGTGATAAACTCTCCGCTCAAGGCTGAAAAAATGCCTAGAATTAAGTTTAAAACTCCTAAAGTTACAACAGCAATAAGCCAACTTTTCCCCGAAGTCACTCTAAAGGAAAAGATTAATAACGAAATTCCAAATCCAAAATAAAAGAACGGAAGTAAAGTGTCTTCTGTAAAAATTGAATTGACATAAGATCTCGCTATTTCTTGGTAGTTGTGAGCAAGAGTGTTTTGTTCGATGTAATATTTTGAATATTCTTTTTTGTATTCGTAATTAGCAACAGCTGTAGTTACGGATACTGGTTCTTCATAATCATTATAATAATAACCATCAGTACTATCACTAGGTTTGTAAGGTGTAATTAATTCATACTTCTTAAAATCAGGTGCATTGTATGTTATATCAAACCATTTTTCTTTTGTAAGATTTGTTTGTAAACCATGTTCTTTTACAATCGACATATAGTCAGTCATAAGTTTTTTTATTTTATGACTTTCATCTTTGAAAAGTATTTTTTGCATTTCTACTTTTCGAAGTGAATCTTCAACATCTGTAAAAAAAGCAAATCCTCTTGTATTTCTGTTTATCAGCGATGTGGCTACATATTTTTTACCAAAAAGAGTAATGTAATCTTTATAAACAATATTAGTATACTTAGGTTCACCATTAATCACTGTATCATTAAAAACCGAATTTACTGAATCAATTTCTGCTTCGCCAAAACTACCATCAATGAAAAAATCAGCTTTAGATATTATTTCACATCTTTTTTTGGCAACTTCTTTAGTTATATAGCTTTGTTTATGAAGTTTTCTTCCTATTTCAAATGGAAAGAAAAAACCAATCAATAATAAAACGATAATTAAAATCTGAATCCATTCGTAAAACAAACTGTACTTGCTTTTTGGATAAAACGATTTAAGAGAATTGTTTCTGAAGTAATTTACCAGCCATAAAATGAGTAACACAACAGAAATTAGAAAGCAAAAACTAAAAAAAGTAAAATCTAAATCAGAGTCATAACGTTCTTTGAAATCAATAGATCCATCTGCATATCCAATGAAAAAATATAATAAATTTATTAATGCCCCAATACAAACCATAGGAACAAATTTTGTGTTCCACAGTAAAGGATATTTTAAAAGTAATTGTTTTTGAATTTTACCTAACATGAGTAATATTATTTGATGAAGAATCTTCTTGTTGAATGAGTAATGTTTCTTAAGTAGTTTATATGAATGTTTTCATTGATAACAATTTTCATAAAATCATTTATAGTAACATCTAAAGGGAATGAGGCAATTAAAGTTCCACCGTTTTGTTCCAATGAAATTAAATTAAGTTTAGCCAATTTTTCATTAACAACACTCAACGATTCATTGGTTTCAAATTCAATAATAAAGTGATGTTCTTGTGATTCTTCAGATTTTAGATTTCGTTGACTTCCTTGTTTTAGAAAAACCACTTGATTAGATGTTTTTTCTACTTCATATAACTGTTGTGAACTTAATACAATGGCAATAGGTCTAAATGCCGAATTAGCTATGTTTCTGAAATCATCTAAAATGGTTTGTTGCGCCAGAATATCTAAGTTCGCCAAAGGCTCATCAATAAGCAATACTTTAGGTTTTCTTAATAGCATTCTAGCTAATTCAAACCGCATTTTATATCCAGAAGATAATCCGTTCCAGTTGTAATTTTTAAATTTTCTAAGTCCTAATCGTGTTATAATCAAATCGACCACTAAGTTGTTTTCTTCGGGTAAATAGCCATAACAACTGGCTGCAAATTCTAGATTTTCATACATAGAACCTCGCCAAGTTTCTGTTCTTTGAGGAATGTAAACTAGTTTTGTTCTTAAATCAAATAAATCATCATATTGGAAATTGTATTTAATGCCTCCTGAAGATGGATGTAGTTCACCACAAATACTTCTTAATAATGTTGTTTTACCATTCCCGTTTTCACCCACTAAACCAATAATTTCACCCGATTTAATATCTAAATTGATTGGGCCTAGCGTAAAACTTGTACTATATTTTTTTCCAAGTTTTTCAATTGAAATAATCGTTTGATGAGGTTTTATTTCTTTTTTAAGAAGAAAGTTGTGTAGGCTAGAAGCTAATTCAGTTAGTCTCTTTTTTACTTCAACTGAATCATTATTAGTATCATGCCAGTTTAAGAAATCATTAGTTTTTTTATAAAAATCTATGTTTTCTGTGTCTAGAGTAAAATCGATAATTCTTTTGGTTGCTTGATTATAATCTTCAAAACCAATAAGTTCAATAACTTCTTGATATTGCTTTTCAAATAAGTTCATATCTATCAAAGGGAAAGTTTAATTTTTCCGAATGTAGGAATAAAAAATCACTTAATATGAATAAAAAATACCTGACTGATAAACAAATCAGTCAGGTATAACCAAAAACTAAATAAATATGAAATTGTAATTACTCTTTTTCTGTTTGATTTCTAAAAACCAGTTGTCCATCAAAACTATCCAATAGTATTATACTATCAGTTGTAACTTTTCCTGCTAGTATTTCTTTAGAAAGCTGATTTAAAACCTCCTTCTGGATTACTCGTTTTACTGGTCTTGCACCAAAAGTAGGATCGAATCCTTTTTCTGATAAGTAAGCAATAGCTTCTGGTGTGGCATCCATTGTAATGTGTTGTAATGCAAGCATTTTGATAACACTTTTCAGTTGTAAACCAACAATCTCACGAATGTTCTCATTTGTTAATGGTGTGAACATTACAATTTCATCGATACGGTTAATAAACTCTGGACGCACCGTTTGTTTTAACAAACCTAAAACTTCCACTTTTGCAGCTTCAGTTGCGGCTTCAATACCACCTTTTAAATTTTCAAACTTTTCTTGTATAATGTGGCTTCCCATATTGGAAGTCATAATTATGATCGTGTTTTTAAAATCAGCTAATCGTCCTTTGTTGTCCGTTAAACGTCCTTCGTCCAAAACCTGTAGCAAAATGTTGAACGTATCTGGATGTGCTTTTTCAATTTCGTCGAGCAACACTACAGAATAAGGTTTTCTTCGAACTGCTTCTGTAAGCTGACCACCTTCATCATAACCAACATATCCCGGAGGCGCACCTACTAAGCGACTTACGCTGTGGCGTTCCTGATATTCGCTCATGTCGATTCTAGTCATAGCATTTTCATCATCGAATAAATATTCGGCCAATGCTTTTGCCAATTCCGTTTTTCCAACTCCAGTTGTTCCTAAGAATAGGAAAGAACCTATTGGTTTTTTTGCATCCTGTAATCCGGCACGACTTCTGCGAACAGCGTCACTAATTGCCGTAATTGCTTCTTCCTGTCCAACTACTCTGCGATGCAATTCGTCTTCAAGTTTTAGTAACTTTTCACGCTCACTTTGTAGCATTTTAGTAACTGGAATTCCAGTCCATTTAGCAACTACTTCAGCAATATCATCGTGAGTTACTTCTTCCTTAATTAAAGATTTATCCGATTGATTTTCCTGTAACTGTTTTTGTAAATCATCCAGTTTTTCCTGAGCTTCTTTGATTTTTCCATAACGGATTTCGGCTACTTTTCCATAATCTCCGTCGCGTTCGGCACGTTCAGCTTCAGCTTTAAAATCTTCAATTTGTTGTTTTACAGATTGAATGTTGTCTACCAAATCTTTCTCAGATTTCCAACGGGTATACACTTCGTTGCGCTCTTCTTTTAAGTTCGCCAAATCCAAACCAAGTACTTTTAATTTGTTTTCGTCATTCTCACGTTTAATCGCTTCGATTTCAATTTCCAGCTGCATGATTTTACGATCCAAAACATCTAATTCTTCCGGTTTGGAGTTGATTTCCATGCGTAGTTTTGAAGCAGCTTCATCCATCAAGTCAATCGCTTTATCTGGTAAGAATCGATTGGTAATATAACGTTGTGATAATTCTACCGCCGCAATAATTGCATCGTCTTTGATTCGTACTTTATGGTGTGTTTCGTATTTCTCTTTAATACCACGTAAGATTGAAATCGCACTTTCAGTATCAGGTTCATCTACATTTACTTTTTGGAAACGACGTTCCAAAGCTTTATCTTTTTCAAAATATTTTTGATATTCGTCTAAAGTAGTAGCACCAATAGCTCTTAGTTCTCCACGAGCTAAAGCTGGTTTTAAAATATTGGCAGCATCCATAGCGCCTTCGCCACCTCCTGCACCTACTAATGTGTGGATTTCATCAATGAAAAGAACAATATCTCCTTCGGCAGAAGTCACTTCTTTTACCACGGATTTTA contains:
- the clpB gene encoding ATP-dependent chaperone ClpB is translated as MNLNNLTIKSQEALQQAQQIAQANGQQQLENEHIFKGILEVDENVAPFILKKLNVNVNLFKQILDSTIQSFPKVSGGELMLSREAGTALNEANIIAKKMNDEYVSIEHLILAIFKSKSKVSQILKDQGVTEKGLEAAIAEIRKGERVTSASAEETYNALNKYAKNLNQLANDGKLDPVIGRDEEIRRVLQILSRRTKNNPMLIGEPGVGKTAIAEGLAHRIVAGDVPENLKDKVVFSLDMGALIAGAKYKGEFEERLKSVVKEVTSAEGDIVLFIDEIHTLVGAGGGEGAMDAANILKPALARGELRAIGATTLDEYQKYFEKDKALERRFQKVNVDEPDTESAISILRGIKEKYETHHKVRIKDDAIIAAVELSQRYITNRFLPDKAIDLMDEAASKLRMEINSKPEELDVLDRKIMQLEIEIEAIKRENDENKLKVLGLDLANLKEERNEVYTRWKSEKDLVDNIQSVKQQIEDFKAEAERAERDGDYGKVAEIRYGKIKEAQEKLDDLQKQLQENQSDKSLIKEEVTHDDIAEVVAKWTGIPVTKMLQSEREKLLKLEDELHRRVVGQEEAITAISDAVRRSRAGLQDAKKPIGSFLFLGTTGVGKTELAKALAEYLFDDENAMTRIDMSEYQERHSVSRLVGAPPGYVGYDEGGQLTEAVRRKPYSVVLLDEIEKAHPDTFNILLQVLDEGRLTDNKGRLADFKNTIIIMTSNMGSHIIQEKFENLKGGIEAATEAAKVEVLGLLKQTVRPEFINRIDEIVMFTPLTNENIREIVGLQLKSVIKMLALQHITMDATPEAIAYLSEKGFDPTFGARPVKRVIQKEVLNQLSKEILAGKVTTDSIILLDSFDGQLVFRNQTEKE
- a CDS encoding ATP-binding cassette domain-containing protein codes for the protein MNLFEKQYQEVIELIGFEDYNQATKRIIDFTLDTENIDFYKKTNDFLNWHDTNNDSVEVKKRLTELASSLHNFLLKKEIKPHQTIISIEKLGKKYSTSFTLGPINLDIKSGEIIGLVGENGNGKTTLLRSICGELHPSSGGIKYNFQYDDLFDLRTKLVYIPQRTETWRGSMYENLEFAASCYGYLPEENNLVVDLIITRLGLRKFKNYNWNGLSSGYKMRFELARMLLRKPKVLLIDEPLANLDILAQQTILDDFRNIANSAFRPIAIVLSSQQLYEVEKTSNQVVFLKQGSQRNLKSEESQEHHFIIEFETNESLSVVNEKLAKLNLISLEQNGGTLIASFPLDVTINDFMKIVINENIHINYLRNITHSTRRFFIK